The Leptidea sinapis chromosome 27, ilLepSina1.1, whole genome shotgun sequence nucleotide sequence tattgaaacattCTAGCGCTGGCTCGACAGCAGCAAGTCAGTGAAGAAACAAGTCGGTGGCAACGCGCAGTTCTGGTTAGCGGTTCGTTTCTACCCGCCCGAGCCAAGCCGCCTCGCCGAAGAGTACACGAGGTATCTCCTGTGCCTACAGCTAAGGAAACTGCTGCTTGATGGCAGAATGACAGCTCCGAGGAATACGGCCCTGTTACTTGCGTCCTTTACTGTGCAAGGTAAAGCAGATTTCAACTGTTTAGTAGATGTAGCCACGACTCgagatttaaacaaaaatagcaGATTTGTATAAGGTATCGGGCGTTTGCGTAACGGTAACAACCGTTGGGTTAGGAGAGCTCAAGGTGTAAACTCCAGGGGCGCGGGTTTAAATTGTTGTCCATTATTTTAGTAGAAatcaaatttgtatatttaatcccagtaGTGAGGGAAGTCacttagacttttttttatggaaaaggaggacaaacgagcgtacctggtgttaagtgatcaccgcagcccacattctcttgcaacaccaaaagcATCTTTTTTTAAAGCAACATTGTCATACCTACAATAGTTTTTTGTATAATCCCCGCGCTTTGATATGAAATAGGTCCAATAGTAGTGACGTGAAACGAGGTCCTGGCAAACACTTCAATTATCATCAATgaacagtaggtacctaccgtTAGTTTGCTGACGTCACGCAGTCGCTAGGGCCCTTTTCCTGCCACGCGGACTTCCATCCCGGCTGCGGATCTGGTTCACACGCATGTACTACGAACGATCCTGGCCACATGCAAGACAATTTCCCATCTGTAACCAAACGCACGCGGATGATAACGCGCATGACAGGAAAAGAGCCCTTAAAATGACAAGGTACCATTCCTGTTCCAACAAGCGGGGCTATTATACGCGGGCCTTTTATTCTATtcgaataatattattgtttttcgctAGGGCATTTATGGGAAACGACTTATGAGATTCGATTAGTATTCATGTTTTTCCAGATGTTGACTCATTTAAGTGTGGATTCACAGTCGTGGAGTTTTTGTGTACTCACTGAGCGCTACGATATGTGAAACTTCCGCCTCACCTCTCAGaggaattttattattttttacatttttccgAATTTGCTCTGAGTTCTAAGCTGGTCTTCTTacgattgtttttatttttatttttaaccgacttcaaaaaggagaggttatcaattcgatcggtatttctATTTCAGCGGAATTGGGCGACTACAACGCTAACGAACACTCCTCGAACTATCTTTCCGAGCTCTGCTTACTGCCGAAGCAGACGTGTGAGGACGAGCGCCGCGTGAGAGAGCTGCACAAACTGCACAAGGGCCAATCGCCGCCTGATGCCGAGGCGAACTTTCTGGAACACGCTAAACGATTACCTTGCTATGGTGTAGAGTCACATCCTGCTAAGGTACAGATCAATCTTTACACTTATGTAAATTTATAAGGTCAATTTGTGATGGACCTATGGCTCAAATTATACTGTCAATGTAATAGGAGTACTGGCCATTACTTAGCTGGGGTTGATTCTTCGTTTTGGAATTCGGTTACGGGCTCTCCCAAGATGCAACCATATTGCTGAGCGGTTGCAATTGTCAAACATAGTCTGTTTTTTGTCGCAGTTAGATATCTTAATAATATCGATGCAGCTTAAAAGTAATTTGTTTCGTCTCTTCGTGGGGCATCTTTTTGTCGAGCTTCTTTGTCTACCTTGCAAAACACAGACTACCAATATTTTGATACTAATTTCGAGACGGCCTGTTAATTTAGATGTAATTGAGTACTCCCAACATTAACAAAATGGCCCTTTATTCCTCGTTTCGGAGGACAACGCGattgatttttaaatcaaaatttccaGAACTGAAGCTGGCATATTAAAAGTGGAATATGCGTTTGCAAGGTTCGCTCCGTATACGCCGTTGATCTTGCATGTCGTTTGTTAGGCGTCGTTGACAAGAATTCCATAATTACCTACTTGAATTCTTGTTTCCATGGACGACAAAAAAGGATTCGATGTGTGAAAACAACggcaataaataatgaaaagactggttttaaaaatagaattccatgttttaaaaataatttaatattagaatTATATAGCCACAGAACGAAAATTTTCCTTTAAAATACTGtaaaacggcaattttataaattagtatCTTTTATCttgcacataaaaaaaaatattgttagacCTAATTTTGATTGACgaaaaaagattaaaacgaAAGTTATCTATTTTGAAATGCGATAGTAaaaacatcatattattattctttttaaaataacaacgAATCCTAAAACTCGATCATAGTAGCCTCCTGGATTCATTTTGTCATAAAACATCATTTTAATTCTCATTTACCTAGTAATTTCAAAAAacaagaaacacaataatgctcaaaCATTATTCAAACATATACGGCAAAAAAGTCCTATGGTACCTATAGTCTAGTCGGCATCCTTTTCAAAGGACTCTCCCACTGCAGGTAAATACCCTTAGGCCTAAGATTtctctattctttttatgccccggggaagcacatgGTTATCAGGTCGATTGAGTATAGTGCTAGTACCACTACACTCAATCGACCTAATAAACATACcgaagattaattattatagcgATAATATTCAGAATACACATTGAGCATTCAAGTTGCTTACAGTCGGTCTGAAATGTTGGACATTGATTGACTTTTCTGCACCGTGTTTTcgtgttttttaacaaaaatattttttataaatagattaGGGGAGTGGCATAACAGTTctgttaaataaaacatcataagatgttaactggGAGAAGTGAGGTTATCCATCACCCGCGTTCGCCTGCGGGGAGCGAAATTAACGCATAATTGTTAGCGTTCCTATCATGCGTAGCTAGCGATGAttctatttgttttgtttgtgatGGGAGttgaataaagaaaatactttgttttttatacaaatagctTTAAAAGctgttttaaaacatttattaggGTTTCTGCACAgcaaaattcaattaaatgttCAGATTGCCGCGTAAATGTAAGCACGTGAAGTTGCGAGGGAatgcttttttgaagttatacttctttaggcgcgttatggaaaaactatgagagtgatattttaAGGTTCGCGCACATCACTGTAACAGAAAAGTAACAAGGTGAAGTtaattcctaaaattttctgacgtttgcgacattcttttttattggtttcttcgtccatcattaggataggcaaagggtttaagcccgtacagccgaattcgttatttaataattaatttcaaagccatcgttgcaatatttttacaatattgttctttctacaaacatagaatagcacgaggaataaataattttaaggatttttgctttgcaaggccaaagaagtataacttcttgcgtgcatacataagtacacacacactttttttttaaagttgctTCTTCTTTTCCAGGATTACAACGGAAAGGACATATTTATTGGTGTTACGTCAATCGGTATAGTGGTCTTTCAGAACAATATTCGAATGAATACGTTCTCTTGGAGCAAAATTGTGAAGATTTCCTTCAAGAAGAAACAATTCTTTATACAGTTGAAACGAGAACCAGTGAGTATTGTATTATCTCTTACATAAACTGTCTGATTAATAAAACGCAATGAAttttactccaagtttaaaaatCTCCCTGTAATTTTGTCTACTTCTGTAGTGACAAATGTAagataaagatttaaaaaaattacgtagTCTATTATATGTATGAAAGGTGTGCGTGTTAATTCTACATCTATTTCTATAGTAGCTCTTGgttgttcattaaatttttttacttGCGAAGTATGGGAGACTCAGTATCAAAAACAAATTGTAGGGAATTCGTTGTGTGGAGATGTCACTTTAAAGAATTCAggatttaatgaaaataataacggACGACacaagtaggacgttcagctgatggtaattgatacgccctgacattacaatgcagtgccactcaagattattgaaaaacccaaaaattctgagcggcattacaactgcgctccacaccttgagacataagatgtcaagtttcatttgcccagtaatttatctagctacggcgccgttcagaccgaaacacagtaatgcttacacattactgcttcacgacaaaaataggcgccgttgtggtacccataatctagccggcgcccgttgcaaaggagcctcccgctggtaaatgTATTAAATGATGTGTTCAGGTTATGGTATTAATACCGAATTTCACTGGACATCGCTTAAAAAGAGCATCACGTTTCATAATCACGCGTTCTTCAAAAATCTTTTGAAAAACGCTCAGCGAAGAAGTGGACTCATACCTGGTCCTGTATTCACGAACTAAAACGAATTTGGTACCTTCAAACCGGCAAAACCTGTCTTGGCCAATACGGACATGCGGTCTGCCACCTCTAttacaaaaaagattttatcaacgtACATATAAACAAACTGTGCTTTCAACTTCAATCCGTATTGTCTGTACTTCGTCACTTTCCATCGGTTGAAACATGTTCAGCTTTTAGTCTCCCGCCGCCAAGCCAGCGCTCATGTAGCGTTTTATTTATGTGATTTACCCGTTTTAGGTTAGATTTCTTTTCGTTACTAtcttgaaaacggtgcattaccttgtaataagaatCAATCAACTACAATActtttttcctattatcgtgcgccAAGTTCAATTTTGCgtatgcatttgcgttcgcaaagcaccactttcccacacgttgacacGAGCGTtcgggaatgtttgaaaattattatagtggtcgaactttgcgcaacttatAGGAACATATATCATCCTGCACTCGCTTCGCTCGTGCGGAAACGACCTAATTTGCGAACTTGTATCGTAATGTATTATTACATCCAAATTCGTACTAAgagatactaagtccaacccaaAATACTCTTACCTAAAACAGTACTTCCAGTAGAGATATTGATTATACCGCGTTACACCATCCCATACCGTACCCAGATGCacgttaatgttttttttaacacttaaatcctaggatctattgtcaGGTTAAGGATGATGAAGAAACTTGTCTTTTTACTAcaagcaatattttttcatttcagtCTGAATCCTACGACACAGTATTAGGATTCAACATGCGTTCTGGACGCGCTGCAAAAGCGTTGTGGCGATGTAGCGTAGAACGACACGGATTCTTCAGACTGAGGGCCCCGAGACGGAGGCCTCTGTTAGGGGCTCTAGGAGCCCTGGCCGGAGTTACCGCTCCAACTGTGGCCCGGACGGAAACACAAGCCTTGGAAGATGCCAGACGCTCTAGATCTACTAACAGAAGTTTTGTTCGGTAAGTTTTATATCGCAAAAGGACCTTAATATTTCTTTGTAATTGTTTTGAATGTTGTGGATGGATCGACCTACTGCTGACAAACATTCCCACCACCTGGTTGGGAATGTTTGTCATTGACGGTGGAAACATGTGAATATTCTGCCACGGTGGAATTCTGTGGCACATCCAAATGCCCTTGGTAATACTTCCTGTAAAAAGTGCGGATGAAAcaattaaatgttttgtttttcagTCGAAGTGGGTCACGTACGAGGGAGCGTTCGGCTGGCGCGTCTCCAGCCCTGGTGCACACCAATAGCGCGCGAGGGTCCAGGGTCACCACCCACGAGGAACCCACGCCGCGACACGCTTGGGGCGATGTCGCGCATGAGAATGAGGagtcagtacatttataaatGCTATAAGCAGATTTTTTTAGAAGCCGCATGTCATTGGCGCGAAGCGAGGGAGTACTGAGTGAAACGGAGTTGATGTGCCAGATAATGTTGGTGTCCTAGATAAAAAGTATTAACAAAGAAAAagatgaaaaatacatacattcatATTCGAATATGTTTGTATTTCCAGCAAGTATTCAGCGTAAAAGAATTGCATCGTTCATGTCCAGGGTTGAGACGTGTAATAACGGCATTATCAGGAATCTGTCTGACATGCTGATGCTATCAGCAATGTATCGCCGCTGGGTGGATATTGCAACCTAGtttctatttgtaatatatattgtttactttattttaattatatattttactgtgTCCGTAGTATGGATCAAGGgtttgaaataaagtattattattattatacgcaATGAAGCTATTTGGTGCAACCACTTGTGTTGGCTTACGCttaaatatgcttatttattagttttttgacAGCAGCGATGGCGGATTCCTAGAACGTGCTCTCCGCGTGCCGCTGTCATATGTGGATGAATCCGAATCTGAATCGCCGGAGCCCGAACCGGATGCTGTGGAGGGCGCGGTGTGTGTGCGACTGGCGGCCGGCGCGGACGGCAGGTTTGGATTCAATGTGCGGGGCGGAGGGAACAATACGGCCGTACTGGTGTCGAGAGTCGCGCCGAGGACTAGAGCGCATTTGCAGGAGGGCGATCaggtaatattataaactaaggTCATTTGtggcgaaactgaagtggcagtgggcagggcatataggtGGATGGACAGGTGGCCGTTAGGatagtaaagtcctcaaatggcgacccaCAAAATGTaccaatgatctggtcaagatctccgagattggttggatgagggcagcgcagaacccaTCGTCATGGCCTTAGTCCAGCATTGAACAACTTCCGCCTGAAATGATAACGATGAAGGCTATTAAATATCCTAGATATAGCTTAGGGGCTTAAATATGAGATTGATATTTTGATTACTGGCTActttagattttaaaaaatcCCTTGGTGCAAGATCAGATAGTGAAACTTATTTCAGACAACAGCCAGAAGCatctagatttaaaaaatgtacaacATTGGATTACTgactttcattttttttaatagactgTAGTGTTCACTAAGCGTCCTTACACCaacaattaattcaagctctaaaggttgatgcatccaatataaaataatttatattagtacagtttattcttcattactttttgtaaaatattggatattattttaacacgattcatatattggatgccgCACCTcgcaaactaatttgttttgtagatgtattgaaataaaaatatataaattgatgATGCTGCAGGTGATATCAATCAACGGCAAGGATGTGGACGAACTCACTGACGAGACGTCAGTTTGACAACATTACACTACATACtaaaaaattatcatcaaaaatgtagatgtggTCATAATTTTGacctaaataataaatttgcgaAAATACTAACGCAAATCATATGCaagtattgaaataaaaatatattaattgatgATGCTGCAGGTGATATCAATCAACGGCAAGGATGTGGACGAACTCACTCACGAACAAGTTGTGCACACGATACGCAACACCAAAGGAGTACTCACATTGCTTGTCAAGCCCAATGGTAAGTTCAAATGCTTCTGATTCCATGAAACTAATGAAAAGCCAAATGCCTACTATTGGGCATGTCTGGGGCACTTTAGGTgtacctgaaaaaaaaaacgaaattatTGCCTTAATTTTAACAGAATTTTAATCACACACACATATACTAAAAAACGTAAATAGTT carries:
- the LOC126972760 gene encoding tyrosine-protein phosphatase non-receptor type 4 isoform X6, which produces MIESVSRRAFSSSSGTYNVRASELARERKLNVFNVVVLFLDDTQQTFQIEKKAKGSVLLELVFQNLELVEKDYFGLQFTENGSPPSATNTEITRWLDSSKSVKKQVGGNAQFWLAVRFYPPEPSRLAEEYTRYLLCLQLRKLLLDGRMTAPRNTALLLASFTVQAELGDYNANEHSSNYLSELCLLPKQTCEDERRVRELHKLHKGQSPPDAEANFLEHAKRLPCYGVESHPAKDYNGKDIFIGVTSIGIVVFQNNIRMNTFSWSKIVKISFKKKQFFIQLKREPSESYDTVLGFNMRSGRAAKALWRCSVERHGFFRLRAPRRRPLLGALGALAGVTAPTVARTETQALEDARRSRSTNRSFVRRSGSRTRERSAGASPALVHTNSARGSRVTTHEEPTPRHAWGDVAHENEDFLTAAMADS
- the LOC126972760 gene encoding tyrosine-protein phosphatase non-receptor type 4 isoform X4 codes for the protein MTAPRNTALLLASFTVQAELGDYNANEHSSNYLSELCLLPKQTCEDERRVRELHKLHKGQSPPDAEANFLEHAKRLPCYGVESHPAKDYNGKDIFIGVTSIGIVVFQNNIRMNTFSWSKIVKISFKKKQFFIQLKREPSESYDTVLGFNMRSGRAAKALWRCSVERHGFFRLRAPRRRPLLGALGALAGVTAPTVARTETQALEDARRSRSTNRSFVRRSGSRTRERSAGASPALVHTNSARGSRVTTHEEPTPRHAWGDVAHENEDSDGGFLERALRVPLSYVDESESESPEPEPDAVEGAVCVRLAAGADGRFGFNVRGGGNNTAVLVSRVAPRTRAHLQEGDQVISINGKDVDELTHEQVVHTIRNTKGVLTLLVKPNAVYEPEESGPEEPAVCFVPLGSGACEGDALEQSMLLLGDGLASGAALRQYETLLRRLPEESTAVSKLPQNVNKNRYRDIAPYDTTRVILKNGPTGDYINASYINMEIPSSDLVLTYIATQGPLASTMGDFWQMVWESESSLIVMLTVLAERGRAKCHQYWPKVGASLKATTCLSVQTSCEQNLGHYVRREMVMKDSNGASRSVTQLQYIAWPDHGVPEDSTAFIDFTKLCSKLRNHRAVIPTVVEELTEAEERILEPPMIVHCSAGVGRTGALILAETALELLGRGQPLYPLEIVRAIRTQRPMCIQNASQYKFVCESIQAAYAQGLSAPSEHSEPAEHSERTEPNN
- the LOC126972760 gene encoding tyrosine-protein phosphatase non-receptor type 4 isoform X5; translation: MIESVSRRAFSSSSGTYNVRASELARERKLNVFNVVVLFLDDTQQTFQIEKKAKGSVLLELVFQNLELVEKDYFGLQFTENGSPPSATNTEITRWLDSSKSVKKQVGGNAQFWLAVRFYPPEPSRLAEEYTRYLLCLQLRKLLLDGRMTAPRNTALLLASFTVQAELGDYNANEHSSNYLSELCLLPKQTCEDERRVRELHKLHKGQSPPDAEANFLEHAKRLPCYGVESHPAKDYNGKDIFIGVTSIGIVVFQNNIRMNTFSWSKIVKISFKKKQFFIQLKREPSESYDTVLGFNMRSGRAAKALWRCSVERHGFFRLRAPRRRPLLGALGALAGVTAPTVARTETQALEDARRSRSTNRSFVRRSGSRTRERSAGASPALVHTNSARGSRVTTHEEPTPRHAWGDVAHENEDSDGGFLERALRVPLSYVDESESESPEPEPDAVEGAVCVRLAAGADGRFGFNVRGGGNNTAVLVSRVAPRTRAHLQEGDQVISINGKDVDELTDETSV